Proteins found in one Caldisericia bacterium genomic segment:
- a CDS encoding KaiC domain-containing protein, translating to MARERKVQTETKEEESLQKEQSEEQKVVKESIFTGSKALEVAPKIYGVQTGVEGLDNLFFTVESENGKIIKKSLNGIPSYSVFNITGVSDTGKSLMVEQFAVEQARRGNVVCFITVESPANFVVVSMKHRAEALGYDFSKFENNIILIDAASHSVLRENIPDLLSTLAYVIKTYKVKFTIIDSVTGLYENKEMMARAVVRILFNFMKKWYQTALFVSQKRSGHEEFTAEAAGGYAVGHIVDGTMVFAKEMIDSGIKAKLYKKEIGDIVRLFRIDGCRMCGHDTKTHFMEITDLGLIRILDPISTR from the coding sequence ATGGCAAGAGAAAGGAAAGTTCAAACAGAAACAAAAGAAGAAGAGTCTTTACAAAAAGAACAGAGTGAAGAACAAAAAGTAGTTAAAGAGAGTATTTTTACAGGTAGCAAAGCGCTTGAAGTTGCTCCTAAAATTTACGGAGTTCAAACTGGTGTTGAAGGTTTAGATAATCTTTTCTTCACAGTTGAAAGTGAAAATGGAAAAATTATTAAAAAAAGTTTAAATGGAATTCCTTCTTATTCTGTTTTTAATATAACTGGAGTATCTGACACAGGTAAATCATTAATGGTTGAACAATTTGCAGTTGAACAGGCAAGAAGAGGAAATGTGGTTTGTTTTATAACAGTTGAATCACCGGCAAATTTTGTTGTTGTTTCAATGAAACATAGAGCAGAAGCACTTGGTTATGATTTTTCCAAATTTGAAAATAATATAATTTTAATAGATGCTGCTTCTCATTCTGTTTTAAGAGAAAACATTCCAGATTTACTATCAACACTTGCATATGTTATAAAAACTTACAAAGTAAAATTTACTATCATTGATTCAGTTACAGGACTTTATGAAAATAAAGAGATGATGGCAAGAGCAGTTGTAAGAATTCTTTTTAACTTTATGAAAAAGTGGTATCAAACAGCACTTTTTGTTTCTCAAAAAAGAAGCGGACACGAAGAGTTTACAGCAGAAGCGGCAGGAGGTTATGCAGTTGGTCATATAGTTGATGGAACAATGGTTTTTGCAAAAGAAATGATTGATTCTGGAATTAAAGCAAAATTATACAAAAAGGAGATTGGCGATATTGTAAGATTATTCAGAATTGATGGATGCAGAATGTGTGGACATGATACAAAAACACACTTTATGGAGATAACAGATTTAGGTTTAATAAGAATTCTTGATCCAATTTCTACAAGATAA
- a CDS encoding MMPL family transporter: MKSIFRFIVKNRLIIFIVFIILIVISLFYFRNVKITYDIFKLLPKDIDSIKGIEILNKEFSRGANLTILIKTDKIEELEKTIFEIESLPFVESINSIKDYTDISLPEEFWKEEVKSWYKDGYFRIEVALKKSENYSSQIASLRKVLPENASLTGSEVISEELRESFKGTTERYFLIGVILVLIFLLFTFPTIFGPIFILISMVTGVLINIGISGFLKTEIYFLAFTIVSILQLAVTLDYSLFLYHRYIEERKKFEKEEAMEEALLKTFKPILLSGLTTIAGFYALTFGRITIFSEAGWILVRGVSLSLLSTFLFLPSLLVIFDKFAIGGEHKIFTFKLEKLGKFLSKYSFVFTLIFIFIIIFSYFGSNRINLIYDLKNFYPKDLKSIEVLNKINEIFGEKEVLYLVSNRENNNFLNLLSKIKNLDGVNEIVHYSTILDPLIPQEFISEEIFKKFLSENYELAIIYSKYKIDEREGESLRKEIENLIKINGLYDTYLTGDSLFLSDLKKIAMEDQTKTTKLSFIFIIILIFLGFLSLIVPLILIFIVKGAIWTNIAYYILIGISSPFFIPTMLNTIQLGATIDYSVLVYSRYEEERRKGLNINESVIESVKWSSNSLITSAGTMILMTLPAAILSKIPLVNFTMGSLGRGAFLSLIFSLIFLPSISKSLDKLTQKLSILRR, from the coding sequence ATGAAGAGTATATTTAGGTTTATTGTAAAAAATAGATTAATAATTTTTATTGTATTTATAATTTTAATTGTTATCTCACTCTTTTATTTCAGAAATGTAAAAATTACATATGATATTTTTAAACTTCTTCCTAAAGATATTGATTCAATTAAAGGCATAGAAATTTTAAATAAAGAATTTTCAAGAGGTGCAAATTTAACAATTCTTATTAAAACAGATAAAATAGAGGAGTTAGAAAAAACTATTTTTGAAATTGAGTCTCTTCCTTTTGTTGAATCAATAAATTCAATAAAAGATTACACTGATATTTCTTTACCAGAAGAATTTTGGAAAGAAGAGGTTAAATCTTGGTATAAAGATGGATATTTTAGAATTGAGGTTGCACTTAAAAAAAGTGAAAATTATTCATCTCAAATTGCTTCTTTAAGAAAAGTTTTACCAGAGAATGCATCACTTACTGGAAGTGAAGTCATATCTGAAGAGTTAAGAGAAAGTTTTAAAGGAACAACTGAAAGATATTTTTTAATTGGAGTTATTCTTGTTTTAATTTTCCTTTTATTTACTTTTCCAACTATTTTTGGACCAATTTTTATACTCATTTCAATGGTTACAGGTGTTTTAATAAATATTGGTATTTCTGGTTTTTTAAAAACTGAAATTTATTTTCTTGCATTTACTATTGTTTCAATTCTTCAACTTGCAGTAACCCTTGATTATTCCCTCTTTTTGTACCATAGGTATATTGAAGAAAGAAAAAAATTTGAAAAAGAAGAAGCAATGGAAGAAGCGCTATTAAAAACATTTAAACCTATTTTATTAAGTGGATTAACAACAATTGCTGGTTTTTATGCTTTGACATTTGGAAGAATAACAATTTTTAGTGAGGCTGGTTGGATTCTTGTAAGAGGAGTTTCGCTTTCTCTCCTTTCCACATTTTTATTCTTACCCTCTCTTCTTGTGATTTTTGATAAATTTGCAATAGGTGGAGAACATAAAATATTTACATTTAAGTTGGAAAAGTTAGGAAAATTTTTAAGTAAATACTCTTTTGTATTTACATTAATTTTTATTTTTATAATAATCTTTTCATATTTTGGGTCAAATAGAATAAATCTTATTTATGATTTAAAGAATTTTTATCCAAAAGATCTAAAATCAATTGAGGTTTTAAATAAAATAAATGAAATTTTTGGAGAAAAAGAAGTTCTTTATCTTGTTTCAAATAGAGAAAATAATAATTTCTTAAATCTTCTTTCAAAAATAAAGAATCTTGATGGAGTTAATGAAATTGTTCACTATTCAACAATTTTAGATCCTTTAATTCCTCAAGAATTTATTTCAGAAGAGATTTTTAAAAAATTTTTATCAGAAAATTATGAATTGGCAATTATTTATTCAAAATATAAAATAGATGAAAGAGAAGGAGAATCTTTAAGAAAAGAAATCGAAAATTTAATTAAAATTAATGGTCTTTATGATACATATTTAACAGGTGATTCTCTTTTCTTATCTGACCTTAAAAAAATTGCAATGGAAGATCAAACAAAGACAACAAAACTATCTTTTATCTTTATTATAATTTTAATTTTCTTAGGATTTTTATCTCTTATTGTTCCATTAATTTTAATTTTTATAGTTAAAGGTGCAATATGGACAAATATAGCATATTATATATTAATTGGAATTTCTTCTCCATTTTTTATTCCAACAATGTTGAATACAATTCAACTTGGAGCAACAATAGATTATTCAGTTCTTGTTTATTCAAGATATGAAGAAGAAAGAAGGAAAGGTCTAAATATAAATGAAAGTGTTATTGAGAGTGTAAAATGGAGTTCTAATTCATTAATTACAAGTGCTGGGACAATGATTCTTATGACACTTCCAGCAGCAATTTTATCAAAAATTCCTCTAGTAAACTTTACGATGGGAAGTTTAGGGAGAGGTGCATTTCTTTCTTTAATATTTTCTCTTATTTTCTTACCCTCTATTTCAAAAAGTTTAGATAAATTAACTCAAAAATTATCTATTTTAAGGAGGTGA
- a CDS encoding TetR/AcrR family transcriptional regulator has protein sequence MNKKDRIVEEALKLFLEKGFNETSVDEITKASSISKGSFYTYFKSKEELLETIVKELLSNVEKRFLSIIEKEKKDKVEYLIDFFEFNISLAKEFSSYVLTIIRDIGFSPKKVRESLRDALLKEIKEKIRNFLKIFKKDVDEIDTTILWGITLSLWGKILFENEMIDVKELSKRVLRILGG, from the coding sequence ATGAATAAAAAGGATAGAATTGTTGAAGAGGCATTAAAACTATTTTTAGAAAAAGGTTTTAATGAAACAAGTGTTGATGAGATAACAAAAGCATCTTCAATTTCAAAAGGTAGTTTTTACACATATTTCAAATCAAAAGAAGAACTATTAGAAACAATTGTAAAAGAACTATTGAGTAATGTTGAGAAAAGATTCTTAAGCATTATTGAAAAAGAGAAAAAGGATAAAGTTGAATATCTTATTGATTTTTTTGAATTTAATATTTCACTTGCAAAGGAATTCTCTTCATATGTTTTAACAATTATTAGAGATATAGGTTTTTCTCCCAAAAAGGTTAGAGAGAGTTTAAGAGATGCTCTTTTAAAAGAAATAAAAGAAAAAATAAGAAATTTTTTAAAAATTTTTAAAAAAGATGTTGATGAAATTGACACAACTATTTTATGGGGAATTACTCTTTCTTTGTGGGGAAAGATTTTGTTTGAGAATGAGATGATTGATGTCAAAGAGTTAAGTAAAAGAGTTTTAAGAATTTTGGGAGGTTAA
- a CDS encoding site-specific DNA-methyltransferase, with protein sequence MKYLEFNQIYNMDCIEGMKLIPSNSIDLIITDPPFAIDFKSKKSNYNRKESRVIKGYNEIPKEEYYKFTTNWIKEAYRVLKESGSMYIFSGWNNLKDILIALDEQKFILVNHLIWKYQFGVVTNRKYITSHYHILYVCKNDKLRKFYPYARYNKDDKDDKGRKLHYLDREDVWFIKREYWTGAQKTPTKLPSELIKKIIMYSSKENDIILDPFLGSGQVVFISKMMNRQFIGFEIVKESYEFAKKRLENNIYKLKDTKEIVENYLFNK encoded by the coding sequence ATGAAGTATTTAGAGTTTAATCAAATATACAACATGGATTGCATTGAAGGCATGAAGTTAATACCATCTAATTCAATTGACTTAATTATTACCGATCCACCTTTTGCAATTGATTTTAAATCTAAGAAAAGCAACTATAATAGAAAAGAATCAAGAGTAATAAAGGGTTATAATGAAATACCAAAGGAGGAATATTATAAATTTACAACCAATTGGATTAAAGAAGCATATAGAGTATTAAAAGAGAGTGGTAGCATGTATATTTTTTCAGGATGGAATAATCTTAAAGATATTTTAATTGCATTAGACGAACAAAAATTTATACTTGTTAATCATTTAATTTGGAAATATCAATTTGGAGTTGTAACTAATAGAAAATATATTACTTCACATTATCACATATTATATGTTTGTAAAAATGATAAATTAAGAAAGTTTTATCCATACGCAAGATACAATAAAGATGACAAAGATGATAAAGGGCGAAAATTACACTATCTTGATAGAGAAGATGTTTGGTTTATAAAAAGAGAATATTGGACTGGTGCTCAAAAAACACCAACAAAATTACCATCTGAATTAATCAAAAAAATTATTATGTATTCAAGCAAAGAAAATGATATTATTCTTGATCCATTTTTAGGTTCAGGGCAAGTTGTTTTTATTAGTAAAATGATGAATAGACAATTCATTGGTTTTGAAATTGTGAAAGAATCTTATGAGTTTGCAAAAAAAAGATTAGAAAATAATATATATAAATTAAAAGATACAAAAGAAATTGTTGAAAATTATTTATTTAATAAATGA